Proteins found in one Anabas testudineus chromosome 1, fAnaTes1.2, whole genome shotgun sequence genomic segment:
- the ccdc40 gene encoding coiled-coil domain-containing protein 40: MQSAGGEGAREDESFSQDEKDTKSQEGPDKTTEDCEATAPSAQEDQSVPNPDNLAHQLYPHLTGEEEDFPVATYSENVGHLPNLNASEDMEDQDPLEEDEEEEFIVLDPDHPLVRRQQAALSSQLSKQLERINLGLKEKLAMEKADSSHMLEIDLEMFRTQEHLARLYTRLEDYHQTKAQVEVKHRQAQDDLETMKNQFSNITSQDSKAKANVSQLQAEVDNLMLHLVFTQGVSEDLRSNVKTMKNAKRKAGAEKSQAEEQKLKQDLYVERLTKDMERLSQQITMYEAQARAQAEETKAAKEALSEAEMEMESLLMARKQLLQQWNSSLVGMRRRDEAFSAMQEAMREVEHQLILLDREIEGYKKSTTEEQEQNETLTMQLNWSQMDCATSKKLMSQKQAQQEALQAHYSTCLRTLRETEHTLARLTKETITHQAEVNNQRRQLEKESAVRLELEDKILSHMQQKLTHNKAAKYSQRLTSRIATLKKEKISQLWQLENEGVAVGLESSKVGQHLDSLALTQEALDEEITKYNKLLSSNQAKISSFITVIGQKQATIAKYNRKISQIAASTGHEDLSPLQIQIEALLAEIEELASNIRNDQQHWMKQQGTLIGLTQEIEANSKNILKLQTEYTAMQQKKIRLESQIEAEHREQADLEKNAKMLRGDLVKLNTLLSKNGQLSQTLEQENTLMQTDFLYRLKEAERECIEMQMKYERTQEEKERLLNSLVEAERQIMLWEKKTQLIKETRSAVDSEVGQGDIQLMKAEIHRMEVRLNQLMKQQEKLLRESEATVARRETIVLRREAMVHGSHKQSTKGDLNSIIQGLQRKIQDTHKHVAECEQVIRELQESQVSLSDRLAQQKQQLIGLCGTSYILDPDFGNLQDTKDRNLSHLVTLQSRIKKLQGVCEGSYQASSIRESVEAALQSQMERVHAASTIFHRVCEEFPQHQGALRRVSLALAAHTQALDQDMS, encoded by the exons ATGCAGAGCGCTGGAGGTGAGGGAGCCCGAGAGGATGAGAGCTTTAGCCAAGATGAGAAAGACACCAAGTCACAGGAAGGGcctgacaaaacaacagaagactGTGAAGCGACTGCCCCGTCTGCCCAAGAG GATCAGTCAGTACCAAATCCTGATAACTTGGCCCATCAGCTTTACCCTCACCTTACTGGCGAAGAAGAAGACTTCCCAGTAGCCACATATTCAG AAAATGTTGGGCACCTTCCCAACCTCAATGCATCAGAGGACATGGAGGATCAGGATCCActggaggaagatgaggaagaggagttCATTGTTCTCGACCCTGACCAT CCGCTGGTCAGAAGGCAACAAGCTGCCCTCAGTAGTCAGCTCAGCAAGCAGCTGGAGAGGATCAACCTGGGACTGAAGGAAAAG TTGGCAATGGAGAAAGCGGATTCCAGCCACATGCTGGAGATAGATTTAGAGATGTTCAGGACTCAGGAACATCTGGCCAGACTTTATACCAGGCTCGAGGACTACCATCAAACCAAGGCACAGGTTGAAGTCAAACATCGACAGGCACAGGATGATCTGGAGACAATGAAGAACCAGTTTTCTAATATAACGAGCCAGGACAGCAAAGCTAAAGCTAATG TTTCACAACTACAAGCAGAAGTCGACAACCTGATGCTGCACCTCGTCTTCACACAAGGAGTTAGTGAAGATCTGCgttcaaatgtcaaaacaatgaAGAATGCCAAACGCAAAGCGGGAGCAGAGAAGAGCCAGGCTGAAGAGCAGAAATTGAAGCAG GATTTGTATGTGGAGCGTCTTACAAAAGACATGGAGAGGCTGTCGCAGCAGATAACCATGTATGAGGCCCAGGCCAGAGCTCAAGCAGAGGAGACAAAGGCAGCCAAAGAGGCCCTCTCTGAG GCTGAGATGGAAATGGAGTCTCTGTTGATGGCACgtaaacagctgctgcagcagtggaACAGCAGCCTGGTGGGCATGAGGAGACGAGATGAGGCCTTCAGCGCAATGCAGGAGGCCATGCG CGAGGTCGAGCACCAGCTGATCTTACTTGACAGAGAGATTGAAGGCTACAAGAAAtccacaacagaagaacaagagCAAAATGAGACACTGACTATGCAGCTAAATTGGTCCCAGATGGACTGTGCCACCTCTAAAAAGCTGATGAGTCAGAAGCAGGCCCAGCAAGAAGCCTTGCAAGCCCACTACAGCACCTGTCTTCGCACTCTGAGGGAGACAGAGCACACTCTGGCCAGGCTTACAAAG GAAACCATTACCCATCAGGCTGAGGTGAACAATCAGAGGAGGCAGTTGGAGAAAGAGAGTGCAGTGCGTCTAGAGTTGGAAGACAAGATCTTGTCTCACATGCAGCAGAAGCTCACCCATAACAAAGCTGCCAAATACTCCCAGCGGCTTACCAGCAGAATAGCTActctcaaaaaagaaaag ATCTCTCAGCTGTGGCAGCTTGAGAACGAGGGGGTGGCCGTGGGACTGGAGAGCAGCAAGGTCGGCCAACATCTGGACAGCCTGGCCCTCACACAAGAGGCCCTTGATGAGGAGATCACAAAGTACAACAAGTTACTGTCATCCAACCAGGCTAAGATCTCTTCCTTCATTACAGTCATTGGGCAGAAGCAGGCCACCATCGCCAAGTACAACAGAAAGATCTCTCAAATTGCAGCCAGCACTGGG CATGAAGACCTGAGTCCTCTGCAAATCCAGATAGAGGCACTGTTGGCTGAGATTGAGGAGTTGGCATCAAATATCAGAAATGACCAGCAGCACTGGATGAAACAACAGGGGACTCTAATAGGACTGACCCAGGAGATAGAGGCCAACAGCAAAAACATCCTCAAACTGCAGACAGAGTACACTGCCATGCAGCAAAAGAAAATTCGCTTGGAGA GTCAGATTGAAGCTGAACACCGAGAGCAGGCAGATCTGGAGAAGAATGCGAAGATGCTGAGGGGAGACTTGGTGAAGCTCAACACCCTGCTGAGCAAGAACGGACAGCTCAGCCAGACACTAGAGCAGGAGAACACACTGATGCAGACAGACTTCCTTTACAGACTTAAG GAGGCAGAGCGGGAGTGTATAGAAATGCAGATGAAATATGAGAGGAcacaggaggaaaaagagagactCCTCAACAGTCTGGTAGAAGCTGA GAGGCAGATCATGCTGTGGGAGAAGAAGACCCAGCTCATAAAAGAGACTCGTTCAGCCGTGGACTCAGAAGTGGGCCAGGGAGACATCCAACTGATGAAAGCTGAGATACACCGTATGGAG gtgCGACTGAACCAGCTGATGAAACAGCAGGAGAAGTTGCTGAGGGAGAGTGAAGCAACAGTGGCGAGGAGGGAAACCATTGTCCTCCGCAGAGAGGCGATGGTCCATGGCTCCCATAAACAATCCACAAAGGGTGATCTGAATAGCATCATACAGGGCCTGCAGCGCAAGATTCAGGACACACACAAG CATGTGGCAGAGTGTGAGCAGGTGATCAGGGAACTACAGGAGAGTCAGGTGAGTCTGAGTGACAGGCTTgcacagcagaagcagcagctgatagGACTGTGTGGCACCAGCTACATTCTCGATCCTGACTTTGGCAATCTCCAGGATACTAAAGACAGG AACTTATCCCACCTGGTGACCCTGCAGAGCCGAATAAAGAAGCTGCAGGGGGTATGTGAGGGCAGCTATCAAGCCTCATCCATCAGGGAGTCTGTAGAAGCCGCTCTGCAAAGCCAGATGGAGCGTGTGCATGCTGCCAGCACCATCTTTCACCGTGTGTGTGAGGAGTTTCCCCAGCACCAAGGGGCTCTCCGCAGGGTGTCTCTAGCACTGGCAGCTCACACACAAGCCCTAGATCAGGACATGTcatga